The Siniperca chuatsi isolate FFG_IHB_CAS linkage group LG9, ASM2008510v1, whole genome shotgun sequence genome includes a region encoding these proteins:
- the pou2f2a gene encoding POU domain, class 2, transcription factor 2 isoform X7: MTKTAAIAAKDFSSMWLPDIRMSKALEVEKVGADSPLEGTDSERNGPESNHQNKMEECGEMSPALSHGPTPSQTALQHTQLMLTGSQLAGLTALLPAQQQLLLQQAQAQLLAAAVQQSSAAHAAHAAHAAAQANQQAQAAAAANQQAQQQQTGQTGQQAQSQSQRQGQSTQEQTAQSVPVPPPPPQLTLSQPIQLTAQDIQQLLQLQQLVLVPGHPLPSPAQFLLPQAQQGQQGLLSTPNLIPLPQQNQGSLLSAPTRMGLQAQRDKSMEVSGGGGMTTVSSVTSHPEEPSDLEELEQFARTFKQRRIKLGFTQGDVGLAMGKLYGNDFSQTTISRFEALNLSFKNMCKLKPLLEKWLNDAETMSIDSTLPSPSSLSSSSLGFDGVPGRRRKKRTSIETNVRVALERAFMTNQKPTSEEILLIAEQLNMEKEVIRVWFCNRRQKEKRINPSSATPPLPSQPPTAPPTHKQPCYSPHMMSSQLSQAVTSLSTTVTTMSPVCPLTSSLTSTHPSLSSAPSPVTPPPPPRSTASPATPSHSTLNLNTGLWRMGKKNGDVSNYITDFAANLRNTVMGVNTGMNQALLGNNPLATIQALAASGGQLPLSSLEGGSKVMLGASGCQGGGLPSSLFLNHPALLHMGQNPGAGLISAAIAKASQPSPFPLASSISPTPCSPSPCSSPASSCSSSEMAHSPPSLGGAKIE, translated from the exons atgaCCAAGACAGCAGCTATAGCAGCAAAGGACTTCTCCAGTATGTGGTTGCCAG ATATCAGGATGTCAAAGGCACTAGAGGTGGAGAAAGTAGGGGCTGACTCACCATTGGAGGGCACAG ATTCAGAGCGGAATGGACCTGAATCAAATCACCAG AATAAGATGGAGGAGTGTGGTGAGATGTCCCCGGCCCTCTCTCACGGCCCGACCCCCTCACAGACGGCCCTGCAACATACACAGCTCATGCTTACCGGCTCCCAACTAGCAGGG TTGACAGCTCTGTtgccagcacagcagcagttGTTGCTGCAGCAGGCTCAGGCGCAGCTCCTGGCTGCAGCTGTGCAGCAGTCCAGTGCAGCCCACGCCGCTCATGCTGCCCACGCAGCCGCCCAAGCCAATCAGCAAGCTCAGGCAGCCGCAGCAGCGAATCAGCaagcccagcagcagcagacggGACAAACAGGGCAGCAGGCCCAGTCGCAGTcccagagacagggacagagcacacaggaacagacagCCCAAAGTGTTCCTgtcccacctcctccaccccagCTCACCCTCTCCCAGCCAATCCAGCTCACCGCCCAG GACATCCAGCAGTTGCTGCAGCTTCAGCAGTTGGTGTTGGTGCCCGGCCACCCGCTCCCATCTCCTGCCCAGTTCCTCCTCCCACAGGCACAGCAGGGCCAGCAAG GACTCCTATCGACACCAAATCTTATTCCGCTACCTCAGCAAAACCAAGGGAGCCTGCTGTCCGCTCCAACTAGAATGGGACTCCAAGCACAG CGAGATAAGAGTATGGAGGTGAGCGGTGGTGGAGGCATGACCACAGTGTCCTCAGTGACCTCTCACCCCGAAGAGCCCAGTGACCTGGAGGAACTGGAACAATTTGCCCGCACTTTCAAACAGAGACGCATCAAACTGGGCTTCACACAG GGAGATGTTGGCTTGGCCATGGGGAAGCTGTATGGCAATGACTTCAGTCAGACCACAATCTCCCGCTTTGAAGCCCTCAACCTGAGCTTTAAGAACATGTGCAAGCTGAAGCCACTGCTGGAGAAGTGGCTCAATGATGCAG AGACCATGTCCATAGACAGTACCCTGCCCAGCCCCAgctccctgtcctcctcctctctgggcTTCGACGGCGTTCCTGGTCGCCGCAGAAAGAAGAGAACCAGCATTGAGACAAATGTACGTGTGGCCCTGGAACGCGCATTCATGACG AACCAGAAGCCTACCTCAGAAGAGATCCTGCTGATCGCCGAGCAGCTCAATATGGAGAAGGAGGTGATCCGGGTCTGGTTCTGCAACCGCCGGCAGAAAGAGAAACGCATCAATCCCTCCAGTGCCACCCCTCCCCTGCCCAGCCAGCCCCCCACTGCCCCGCCAACGCACAAACAGCCCTGCTACAGCCCTCACATG ATGTCTAGCCAGCTGTCCCAGGCCGTGACCAGTCTCAGCACAACAGTGACCACCATGTCCCCTGTCTGCCCTCTGACTTCCAGCCTCACCTCCACCCACCCCTCCCTCAGCTCCGCACCCTCCCCAgtgactcctcctcctcccccccgcAGCACAGCCAGCCCAGCCACTCCCAGCCACAGCACACTCAACCTTAACACAGG CTTATGGCGTATGGGTAAAAAGAACGGTGACGTGTCTAACTACATCACCGATTTTGCTGCAAACTTGAG GAACACTGTGATGGGAGTTAACACAGGGATGAACCAAGCCCTCCTAGGTAACAATCCCTTGGCCACTAtccaag cCCTAGCAGCCAGTGGTGGCCAGCTGCCTCTTTCCAGTCTTGAGGGGGGCAGTAAGGTGATGCTGGGGGCCTCTGGGTGCCAGGGAGGGggcctcccctcctccctcttcctcaaCCACCCCGCCCTCCTCCACATGGGCCAGAACCCCGGCGCTGGACTGATCAGCGCCGCCATAGCCAAAGCCTCCCAGCCCTCCCCCTTCCCCTTGGCCAGCAGCATCAGCCCCACcccctgctccccctccccctgCTCCAGCCCCgcctcttcctgctcctccaGCGAAATGGCACACAGCCCGCCCTCTCTGGGCGGAGCCAAGATTGAGTGA
- the pou2f2a gene encoding POU domain, class 2, transcription factor 2 isoform X3, producing the protein MTKTAAIAAKDFSSMWLPDIRMSKALEVEKVGADSPLEGTDSERNGPESNHQAQSMKVNPFPLSPTLSSSKNKMEECGEMSPALSHGPTPSQTALQHTQLMLTGSQLAGLTALLPAQQQLLLQQAQAQLLAAAVQQSSAAHAAHAAHAAAQANQQAQAAAAANQQAQQQQTGQTGQQAQSQSQRQGQSTQEQTAQSVPVPPPPPQLTLSQPIQLTAQDIQQLLQLQQLVLVPGHPLPSPAQFLLPQAQQGQQGLLSTPNLIPLPQQNQGSLLSAPTRMGLQAQRDKSMEVSGGGGMTTVSSVTSHPEEPSDLEELEQFARTFKQRRIKLGFTQGDVGLAMGKLYGNDFSQTTISRFEALNLSFKNMCKLKPLLEKWLNDAETMSIDSTLPSPSSLSSSSLGFDGVPGRRRKKRTSIETNVRVALERAFMTNQKPTSEEILLIAEQLNMEKEVIRVWFCNRRQKEKRINPSSATPPLPSQPPTAPPTHKQPCYSPHMMSSQLSQAVTSLSTTVTTMSPVCPLTSSLTSTHPSLSSAPSPVTPPPPPRSTASPATPSHSTLNLNTGLWRMGKKNGDVSNYITDFAANLRNTVMGVNTGMNQALLGNNPLATIQALAASGGQLPLSSLEGGSKVMLGASGCQGGGLPSSLFLNHPALLHMGQNPGAGLISAAIAKASQPSPFPLASSISPTPCSPSPCSSPASSCSSSEMAHSPPSLGGAKIE; encoded by the exons atgaCCAAGACAGCAGCTATAGCAGCAAAGGACTTCTCCAGTATGTGGTTGCCAG ATATCAGGATGTCAAAGGCACTAGAGGTGGAGAAAGTAGGGGCTGACTCACCATTGGAGGGCACAG ATTCAGAGCGGAATGGACCTGAATCAAATCACCAG GCTCAGTCAATGAAAGTCAATCCCTTTCCTCTTTCACCAACCCTGAGCAGCAGCAAA AATAAGATGGAGGAGTGTGGTGAGATGTCCCCGGCCCTCTCTCACGGCCCGACCCCCTCACAGACGGCCCTGCAACATACACAGCTCATGCTTACCGGCTCCCAACTAGCAGGG TTGACAGCTCTGTtgccagcacagcagcagttGTTGCTGCAGCAGGCTCAGGCGCAGCTCCTGGCTGCAGCTGTGCAGCAGTCCAGTGCAGCCCACGCCGCTCATGCTGCCCACGCAGCCGCCCAAGCCAATCAGCAAGCTCAGGCAGCCGCAGCAGCGAATCAGCaagcccagcagcagcagacggGACAAACAGGGCAGCAGGCCCAGTCGCAGTcccagagacagggacagagcacacaggaacagacagCCCAAAGTGTTCCTgtcccacctcctccaccccagCTCACCCTCTCCCAGCCAATCCAGCTCACCGCCCAG GACATCCAGCAGTTGCTGCAGCTTCAGCAGTTGGTGTTGGTGCCCGGCCACCCGCTCCCATCTCCTGCCCAGTTCCTCCTCCCACAGGCACAGCAGGGCCAGCAAG GACTCCTATCGACACCAAATCTTATTCCGCTACCTCAGCAAAACCAAGGGAGCCTGCTGTCCGCTCCAACTAGAATGGGACTCCAAGCACAG CGAGATAAGAGTATGGAGGTGAGCGGTGGTGGAGGCATGACCACAGTGTCCTCAGTGACCTCTCACCCCGAAGAGCCCAGTGACCTGGAGGAACTGGAACAATTTGCCCGCACTTTCAAACAGAGACGCATCAAACTGGGCTTCACACAG GGAGATGTTGGCTTGGCCATGGGGAAGCTGTATGGCAATGACTTCAGTCAGACCACAATCTCCCGCTTTGAAGCCCTCAACCTGAGCTTTAAGAACATGTGCAAGCTGAAGCCACTGCTGGAGAAGTGGCTCAATGATGCAG AGACCATGTCCATAGACAGTACCCTGCCCAGCCCCAgctccctgtcctcctcctctctgggcTTCGACGGCGTTCCTGGTCGCCGCAGAAAGAAGAGAACCAGCATTGAGACAAATGTACGTGTGGCCCTGGAACGCGCATTCATGACG AACCAGAAGCCTACCTCAGAAGAGATCCTGCTGATCGCCGAGCAGCTCAATATGGAGAAGGAGGTGATCCGGGTCTGGTTCTGCAACCGCCGGCAGAAAGAGAAACGCATCAATCCCTCCAGTGCCACCCCTCCCCTGCCCAGCCAGCCCCCCACTGCCCCGCCAACGCACAAACAGCCCTGCTACAGCCCTCACATG ATGTCTAGCCAGCTGTCCCAGGCCGTGACCAGTCTCAGCACAACAGTGACCACCATGTCCCCTGTCTGCCCTCTGACTTCCAGCCTCACCTCCACCCACCCCTCCCTCAGCTCCGCACCCTCCCCAgtgactcctcctcctcccccccgcAGCACAGCCAGCCCAGCCACTCCCAGCCACAGCACACTCAACCTTAACACAGG CTTATGGCGTATGGGTAAAAAGAACGGTGACGTGTCTAACTACATCACCGATTTTGCTGCAAACTTGAG GAACACTGTGATGGGAGTTAACACAGGGATGAACCAAGCCCTCCTAGGTAACAATCCCTTGGCCACTAtccaag cCCTAGCAGCCAGTGGTGGCCAGCTGCCTCTTTCCAGTCTTGAGGGGGGCAGTAAGGTGATGCTGGGGGCCTCTGGGTGCCAGGGAGGGggcctcccctcctccctcttcctcaaCCACCCCGCCCTCCTCCACATGGGCCAGAACCCCGGCGCTGGACTGATCAGCGCCGCCATAGCCAAAGCCTCCCAGCCCTCCCCCTTCCCCTTGGCCAGCAGCATCAGCCCCACcccctgctccccctccccctgCTCCAGCCCCgcctcttcctgctcctccaGCGAAATGGCACACAGCCCGCCCTCTCTGGGCGGAGCCAAGATTGAGTGA
- the pou2f2a gene encoding POU domain, class 2, transcription factor 2 isoform X14 — MTKTAAIAAKDFSSMWLPDIRMSKALEVEKVGADSPLEGTDSERNGPESNHQNKMEECGEMSPALSHGPTPSQTALQHTQLMLTGSQLAGDIQQLLQLQQLVLVPGHPLPSPAQFLLPQAQQGQQGLLSTPNLIPLPQQNQGSLLSAPTRMGLQAQRDKSMEVSGGGGMTTVSSVTSHPEEPSDLEELEQFARTFKQRRIKLGFTQGDVGLAMGKLYGNDFSQTTISRFEALNLSFKNMCKLKPLLEKWLNDAETMSIDSTLPSPSSLSSSSLGFDGVPGRRRKKRTSIETNVRVALERAFMTNQKPTSEEILLIAEQLNMEKEVIRVWFCNRRQKEKRINPSSATPPLPSQPPTAPPTHKQPCYSPHMMSSQLSQAVTSLSTTVTTMSPVCPLTSSLTSTHPSLSSAPSPVTPPPPPRSTASPATPSHSTLNLNTGLWRMGKKNGDVSNYITDFAANLRNTVMGVNTGMNQALLGNNPLATIQALAASGGQLPLSSLEGGSKVMLGASGCQGGGLPSSLFLNHPALLHMGQNPGAGLISAAIAKASQPSPFPLASSISPTPCSPSPCSSPASSCSSSEMAHSPPSLGGAKIE; from the exons atgaCCAAGACAGCAGCTATAGCAGCAAAGGACTTCTCCAGTATGTGGTTGCCAG ATATCAGGATGTCAAAGGCACTAGAGGTGGAGAAAGTAGGGGCTGACTCACCATTGGAGGGCACAG ATTCAGAGCGGAATGGACCTGAATCAAATCACCAG AATAAGATGGAGGAGTGTGGTGAGATGTCCCCGGCCCTCTCTCACGGCCCGACCCCCTCACAGACGGCCCTGCAACATACACAGCTCATGCTTACCGGCTCCCAACTAGCAGGG GACATCCAGCAGTTGCTGCAGCTTCAGCAGTTGGTGTTGGTGCCCGGCCACCCGCTCCCATCTCCTGCCCAGTTCCTCCTCCCACAGGCACAGCAGGGCCAGCAAG GACTCCTATCGACACCAAATCTTATTCCGCTACCTCAGCAAAACCAAGGGAGCCTGCTGTCCGCTCCAACTAGAATGGGACTCCAAGCACAG CGAGATAAGAGTATGGAGGTGAGCGGTGGTGGAGGCATGACCACAGTGTCCTCAGTGACCTCTCACCCCGAAGAGCCCAGTGACCTGGAGGAACTGGAACAATTTGCCCGCACTTTCAAACAGAGACGCATCAAACTGGGCTTCACACAG GGAGATGTTGGCTTGGCCATGGGGAAGCTGTATGGCAATGACTTCAGTCAGACCACAATCTCCCGCTTTGAAGCCCTCAACCTGAGCTTTAAGAACATGTGCAAGCTGAAGCCACTGCTGGAGAAGTGGCTCAATGATGCAG AGACCATGTCCATAGACAGTACCCTGCCCAGCCCCAgctccctgtcctcctcctctctgggcTTCGACGGCGTTCCTGGTCGCCGCAGAAAGAAGAGAACCAGCATTGAGACAAATGTACGTGTGGCCCTGGAACGCGCATTCATGACG AACCAGAAGCCTACCTCAGAAGAGATCCTGCTGATCGCCGAGCAGCTCAATATGGAGAAGGAGGTGATCCGGGTCTGGTTCTGCAACCGCCGGCAGAAAGAGAAACGCATCAATCCCTCCAGTGCCACCCCTCCCCTGCCCAGCCAGCCCCCCACTGCCCCGCCAACGCACAAACAGCCCTGCTACAGCCCTCACATG ATGTCTAGCCAGCTGTCCCAGGCCGTGACCAGTCTCAGCACAACAGTGACCACCATGTCCCCTGTCTGCCCTCTGACTTCCAGCCTCACCTCCACCCACCCCTCCCTCAGCTCCGCACCCTCCCCAgtgactcctcctcctcccccccgcAGCACAGCCAGCCCAGCCACTCCCAGCCACAGCACACTCAACCTTAACACAGG CTTATGGCGTATGGGTAAAAAGAACGGTGACGTGTCTAACTACATCACCGATTTTGCTGCAAACTTGAG GAACACTGTGATGGGAGTTAACACAGGGATGAACCAAGCCCTCCTAGGTAACAATCCCTTGGCCACTAtccaag cCCTAGCAGCCAGTGGTGGCCAGCTGCCTCTTTCCAGTCTTGAGGGGGGCAGTAAGGTGATGCTGGGGGCCTCTGGGTGCCAGGGAGGGggcctcccctcctccctcttcctcaaCCACCCCGCCCTCCTCCACATGGGCCAGAACCCCGGCGCTGGACTGATCAGCGCCGCCATAGCCAAAGCCTCCCAGCCCTCCCCCTTCCCCTTGGCCAGCAGCATCAGCCCCACcccctgctccccctccccctgCTCCAGCCCCgcctcttcctgctcctccaGCGAAATGGCACACAGCCCGCCCTCTCTGGGCGGAGCCAAGATTGAGTGA
- the pou2f2a gene encoding POU domain, class 2, transcription factor 2 isoform X6 has protein sequence MFVPLPVPFVFQRTAPDLNAWRLKSPLAPRSNSDIRMSKALEVEKVGADSPLEGTDSERNGPESNHQAQSMKVNPFPLSPTLSSSKNKMEECGEMSPALSHGPTPSQTALQHTQLMLTGSQLAGLTALLPAQQQLLLQQAQAQLLAAAVQQSSAAHAAHAAHAAAQANQQAQAAAAANQQAQQQQTGQTGQQAQSQSQRQGQSTQEQTAQSVPVPPPPPQLTLSQPIQLTAQDIQQLLQLQQLVLVPGHPLPSPAQFLLPQAQQGQQGLLSTPNLIPLPQQNQGSLLSAPTRMGLQAQRDKSMEVSGGGGMTTVSSVTSHPEEPSDLEELEQFARTFKQRRIKLGFTQGDVGLAMGKLYGNDFSQTTISRFEALNLSFKNMCKLKPLLEKWLNDAETMSIDSTLPSPSSLSSSSLGFDGVPGRRRKKRTSIETNVRVALERAFMTNQKPTSEEILLIAEQLNMEKEVIRVWFCNRRQKEKRINPSSATPPLPSQPPTAPPTHKQPCYSPHMMSSQLSQAVTSLSTTVTTMSPVCPLTSSLTSTHPSLSSAPSPVTPPPPPRSTASPATPSHSTLNLNTGNTVMGVNTGMNQALLALAASGGQLPLSSLEGGSKVMLGASGCQGGGLPSSLFLNHPALLHMGQNPGAGLISAAIAKASQPSPFPLASSISPTPCSPSPCSSPASSCSSSEMAHSPPSLGGAKIE, from the exons ATATCAGGATGTCAAAGGCACTAGAGGTGGAGAAAGTAGGGGCTGACTCACCATTGGAGGGCACAG ATTCAGAGCGGAATGGACCTGAATCAAATCACCAG GCTCAGTCAATGAAAGTCAATCCCTTTCCTCTTTCACCAACCCTGAGCAGCAGCAAA AATAAGATGGAGGAGTGTGGTGAGATGTCCCCGGCCCTCTCTCACGGCCCGACCCCCTCACAGACGGCCCTGCAACATACACAGCTCATGCTTACCGGCTCCCAACTAGCAGGG TTGACAGCTCTGTtgccagcacagcagcagttGTTGCTGCAGCAGGCTCAGGCGCAGCTCCTGGCTGCAGCTGTGCAGCAGTCCAGTGCAGCCCACGCCGCTCATGCTGCCCACGCAGCCGCCCAAGCCAATCAGCAAGCTCAGGCAGCCGCAGCAGCGAATCAGCaagcccagcagcagcagacggGACAAACAGGGCAGCAGGCCCAGTCGCAGTcccagagacagggacagagcacacaggaacagacagCCCAAAGTGTTCCTgtcccacctcctccaccccagCTCACCCTCTCCCAGCCAATCCAGCTCACCGCCCAG GACATCCAGCAGTTGCTGCAGCTTCAGCAGTTGGTGTTGGTGCCCGGCCACCCGCTCCCATCTCCTGCCCAGTTCCTCCTCCCACAGGCACAGCAGGGCCAGCAAG GACTCCTATCGACACCAAATCTTATTCCGCTACCTCAGCAAAACCAAGGGAGCCTGCTGTCCGCTCCAACTAGAATGGGACTCCAAGCACAG CGAGATAAGAGTATGGAGGTGAGCGGTGGTGGAGGCATGACCACAGTGTCCTCAGTGACCTCTCACCCCGAAGAGCCCAGTGACCTGGAGGAACTGGAACAATTTGCCCGCACTTTCAAACAGAGACGCATCAAACTGGGCTTCACACAG GGAGATGTTGGCTTGGCCATGGGGAAGCTGTATGGCAATGACTTCAGTCAGACCACAATCTCCCGCTTTGAAGCCCTCAACCTGAGCTTTAAGAACATGTGCAAGCTGAAGCCACTGCTGGAGAAGTGGCTCAATGATGCAG AGACCATGTCCATAGACAGTACCCTGCCCAGCCCCAgctccctgtcctcctcctctctgggcTTCGACGGCGTTCCTGGTCGCCGCAGAAAGAAGAGAACCAGCATTGAGACAAATGTACGTGTGGCCCTGGAACGCGCATTCATGACG AACCAGAAGCCTACCTCAGAAGAGATCCTGCTGATCGCCGAGCAGCTCAATATGGAGAAGGAGGTGATCCGGGTCTGGTTCTGCAACCGCCGGCAGAAAGAGAAACGCATCAATCCCTCCAGTGCCACCCCTCCCCTGCCCAGCCAGCCCCCCACTGCCCCGCCAACGCACAAACAGCCCTGCTACAGCCCTCACATG ATGTCTAGCCAGCTGTCCCAGGCCGTGACCAGTCTCAGCACAACAGTGACCACCATGTCCCCTGTCTGCCCTCTGACTTCCAGCCTCACCTCCACCCACCCCTCCCTCAGCTCCGCACCCTCCCCAgtgactcctcctcctcccccccgcAGCACAGCCAGCCCAGCCACTCCCAGCCACAGCACACTCAACCTTAACACAGG GAACACTGTGATGGGAGTTAACACAGGGATGAACCAAGCCCTCCTAG cCCTAGCAGCCAGTGGTGGCCAGCTGCCTCTTTCCAGTCTTGAGGGGGGCAGTAAGGTGATGCTGGGGGCCTCTGGGTGCCAGGGAGGGggcctcccctcctccctcttcctcaaCCACCCCGCCCTCCTCCACATGGGCCAGAACCCCGGCGCTGGACTGATCAGCGCCGCCATAGCCAAAGCCTCCCAGCCCTCCCCCTTCCCCTTGGCCAGCAGCATCAGCCCCACcccctgctccccctccccctgCTCCAGCCCCgcctcttcctgctcctccaGCGAAATGGCACACAGCCCGCCCTCTCTGGGCGGAGCCAAGATTGAGTGA
- the pou2f2a gene encoding POU domain, class 2, transcription factor 2 isoform X11 — MTKTAAIAAKDFSSMWLPDIRMSKALEVEKVGADSPLEGTDSERNGPESNHQAQSMKVNPFPLSPTLSSSKNKMEECGEMSPALSHGPTPSQTALQHTQLMLTGSQLAGDIQQLLQLQQLVLVPGHPLPSPAQFLLPQAQQGQQGLLSTPNLIPLPQQNQGSLLSAPTRMGLQAQRDKSMEVSGGGGMTTVSSVTSHPEEPSDLEELEQFARTFKQRRIKLGFTQGDVGLAMGKLYGNDFSQTTISRFEALNLSFKNMCKLKPLLEKWLNDAETMSIDSTLPSPSSLSSSSLGFDGVPGRRRKKRTSIETNVRVALERAFMTNQKPTSEEILLIAEQLNMEKEVIRVWFCNRRQKEKRINPSSATPPLPSQPPTAPPTHKQPCYSPHMMSSQLSQAVTSLSTTVTTMSPVCPLTSSLTSTHPSLSSAPSPVTPPPPPRSTASPATPSHSTLNLNTGLWRMGKKNGDVSNYITDFAANLRNTVMGVNTGMNQALLGNNPLATIQALAASGGQLPLSSLEGGSKVMLGASGCQGGGLPSSLFLNHPALLHMGQNPGAGLISAAIAKASQPSPFPLASSISPTPCSPSPCSSPASSCSSSEMAHSPPSLGGAKIE; from the exons atgaCCAAGACAGCAGCTATAGCAGCAAAGGACTTCTCCAGTATGTGGTTGCCAG ATATCAGGATGTCAAAGGCACTAGAGGTGGAGAAAGTAGGGGCTGACTCACCATTGGAGGGCACAG ATTCAGAGCGGAATGGACCTGAATCAAATCACCAG GCTCAGTCAATGAAAGTCAATCCCTTTCCTCTTTCACCAACCCTGAGCAGCAGCAAA AATAAGATGGAGGAGTGTGGTGAGATGTCCCCGGCCCTCTCTCACGGCCCGACCCCCTCACAGACGGCCCTGCAACATACACAGCTCATGCTTACCGGCTCCCAACTAGCAGGG GACATCCAGCAGTTGCTGCAGCTTCAGCAGTTGGTGTTGGTGCCCGGCCACCCGCTCCCATCTCCTGCCCAGTTCCTCCTCCCACAGGCACAGCAGGGCCAGCAAG GACTCCTATCGACACCAAATCTTATTCCGCTACCTCAGCAAAACCAAGGGAGCCTGCTGTCCGCTCCAACTAGAATGGGACTCCAAGCACAG CGAGATAAGAGTATGGAGGTGAGCGGTGGTGGAGGCATGACCACAGTGTCCTCAGTGACCTCTCACCCCGAAGAGCCCAGTGACCTGGAGGAACTGGAACAATTTGCCCGCACTTTCAAACAGAGACGCATCAAACTGGGCTTCACACAG GGAGATGTTGGCTTGGCCATGGGGAAGCTGTATGGCAATGACTTCAGTCAGACCACAATCTCCCGCTTTGAAGCCCTCAACCTGAGCTTTAAGAACATGTGCAAGCTGAAGCCACTGCTGGAGAAGTGGCTCAATGATGCAG AGACCATGTCCATAGACAGTACCCTGCCCAGCCCCAgctccctgtcctcctcctctctgggcTTCGACGGCGTTCCTGGTCGCCGCAGAAAGAAGAGAACCAGCATTGAGACAAATGTACGTGTGGCCCTGGAACGCGCATTCATGACG AACCAGAAGCCTACCTCAGAAGAGATCCTGCTGATCGCCGAGCAGCTCAATATGGAGAAGGAGGTGATCCGGGTCTGGTTCTGCAACCGCCGGCAGAAAGAGAAACGCATCAATCCCTCCAGTGCCACCCCTCCCCTGCCCAGCCAGCCCCCCACTGCCCCGCCAACGCACAAACAGCCCTGCTACAGCCCTCACATG ATGTCTAGCCAGCTGTCCCAGGCCGTGACCAGTCTCAGCACAACAGTGACCACCATGTCCCCTGTCTGCCCTCTGACTTCCAGCCTCACCTCCACCCACCCCTCCCTCAGCTCCGCACCCTCCCCAgtgactcctcctcctcccccccgcAGCACAGCCAGCCCAGCCACTCCCAGCCACAGCACACTCAACCTTAACACAGG CTTATGGCGTATGGGTAAAAAGAACGGTGACGTGTCTAACTACATCACCGATTTTGCTGCAAACTTGAG GAACACTGTGATGGGAGTTAACACAGGGATGAACCAAGCCCTCCTAGGTAACAATCCCTTGGCCACTAtccaag cCCTAGCAGCCAGTGGTGGCCAGCTGCCTCTTTCCAGTCTTGAGGGGGGCAGTAAGGTGATGCTGGGGGCCTCTGGGTGCCAGGGAGGGggcctcccctcctccctcttcctcaaCCACCCCGCCCTCCTCCACATGGGCCAGAACCCCGGCGCTGGACTGATCAGCGCCGCCATAGCCAAAGCCTCCCAGCCCTCCCCCTTCCCCTTGGCCAGCAGCATCAGCCCCACcccctgctccccctccccctgCTCCAGCCCCgcctcttcctgctcctccaGCGAAATGGCACACAGCCCGCCCTCTCTGGGCGGAGCCAAGATTGAGTGA